The following is a genomic window from Labrus bergylta chromosome 2, fLabBer1.1, whole genome shotgun sequence.
TAAAAGTTTTAAGACTTATCATGTGTTTGGTCTGATTACAGGAAAATAGTTGCTGAATATGAGAAGACAATAGCTCAGATGATCGGTgagtagaaatgtttttttttatgtttgtgttcacgtaGCAGCTTTGATACATATTACAGATTCAGATTACAGATTCATACAATCACTGTCTCCAGACTAAATACAAAAGAAGAGTTATTTACAACTCAACAAATCATCTTTGTTCTGTCAGAGGACGAGCAACGCAGCAACCTGAGTTCCCAGAAGGCTTTGCAAGCTGTGACGGCCGAGAAGGAAGCAGCCCTGGCAGACCTGAACTCAGTGGAGCGCTCTCTCTCTGACGTGTTCCGGCGTTATGAAAATATGAAGAGCACCCTAGAGGGCTTTAAGAAGGTAAGGGTTTATAGGACAAGTTCATGTTCTGAAAACCACTCAAGGGAAGTATCAGTTTCATGTTGTGAGGCaatcagctgatctgagaaCAAACTGTCAGCTGGAAGAGGATTAGGGTCAGAAGAAGGTTAAATGTATCCCTTGATGAGGGGCTGTTGGTCGCCTAACGGTAAGGGCAGCAGAGATTTACATATTATGTCCTGATATAATCTGTTTCTTGTATTGAAGTATAACAAAAAATTATCTGACTGatcagagattaaaaaaaaaacacaattaagagCTATTTCATCTGAAATCTGGCCCCCTGGTCGACCTGTACAgtgtttacagcagcagctaATGGGCAGACAGAAAGCTGTGGTGGTTACACTGGTCAGCTGCCAGGAAAAAACGAGTGCAAATTAGAATTCTGTATTTAGaataaaataagattaaaaaGAGCTTACATTATTCCGAAGAAAAAATACCATGAATAAGAAAAAAGGtcctttgtttcctccttcagaACGAAGAGGTGCTGAAGAAGTGTGCTCAGGAGTATCTGTCCAGAGTCAAGCAGGAGGAGCAAAGATACCAGACACTGAAACTTCATGCTGAGGAGAAACTAGACAAGTATGCGTACATTTAAAGGAGAACTAATTTACCTGTCAATTCTGcaataatagtaataaaaaaatctgttttattaaaACTTCTGAACTTAAGTTTATGTCACCAATTTCCATGTATCTCTCAGGGCCAATGATGAGATAGCTCAGGTGCGTTCAAAGGGGAGCTCAGAGAGCATGGCGCTGACCGCCAGTCTGAGGAAGGAGCAGATGAAGAATGAGTCTCTGGAGCAAAGTCTGCTGCAGAAGGTTACAAGTGCCCTAATTTCTCTGCATGCCAGTTCTAAAATAAACTTTCAGCATGCAgtaatgcaaaataaaacattttcctaCTTTTTACACTGTAACTTAtcctttgtttttcacagaatCAAGAGATCGAGGAGCTCACAAAGATCTGTGATGAGCTGATTGCCAAAATGGGTAAAATAGACTGAGAGACAGTTTCTGAGAATCAGCTCCCTCTGTCCCTTCAGTCCTGGCCAACACTGACGATATGCATGTCCCCCAGCAGAGACCCAGCTCTCATACCTTTAACCAGCCCTGAATCAGAGACTGCTCATGTACAGATGTCTAAAGTAACTTCCTGTACTAAGATTTCACTATTTGACACCAGAATCAAGAGGATTCTGTACACGTGAACTGTTATTTGAGTTGGGACCCTACTAAGTGTTTAAGATCATGTTGTTTTGTCGGCATTTCTGCCCGTCCATCGTGCCGGCCAACAACCTACTTGTGACTCAAcgtaaagagcccatattctgccctttttggggttcgtatatttaatctatgtatctacttttgtgcgttcacaatagataaaatccgaaaaaagtgtctgttttcatgtgctgctcctccttgctccctctacgctctgagtctgtcagctacgctctgttgagcccacactgttagaccccacgtgggccaagtctgctctgattggtctgccgatccgctctgtcgttattggtcagttgctcagcaagcgtctcagaaatttcaacatgagctgctgggcttgccacaacgagccaatggacttagatcagtgatctcacactgacaatgacgtcggactgacaaattcttatcgaggggggctagaaccgagcgttacatgcagctaatgctacagctaacaggaggacgtaggagaagccgcgtttccgcggactttttgcacatagatttgcctaaacatgcacaggacacttggaaaacacactaaagggcatataaaaccagaaaaagcataatatgggacctttaaattcCCAGCAGCCTCTCATACAGGATGACTGACCTGGGTGGGTGTGGGGGGCAGGGTTACATTgatgtatacagtatattatgAAGAGGTTGTTTCCCATTAAAAACAAtccattaaatatatatttttatgaagtaaacaaagacttTACTCTGACAAAGAAAGCTCAGGGGCTTTGTGTTAGGCGGAATGAGGTTGAGTCGAGCAATACGAGATCTGaaagaaaagatttaggattgtGTAAGGACGTGTGGTCGTCCATGGAGGCCTTACATCATTCAGCAGTGACGATGAAATCAGAATGAGCCTATCAGAAACAGCGATAGCTGTACCTGCTCAACAGTTTGCACAGAGAGTCAGTCACAGACGAGTATAAAAACCTGACAATCACAGACTTAGCTGGCACTGTGTCAGCTTTGtctcattgtgttgtttgattCAAAAAATcaacttaataaaaaaagtaactacCCTGTGTTAAAAATCCAAGCTAACTGGAGGAAACAGTGATTTTAGATTTATTGGAAGatacaaaaaatgtttgaagtttTGCAAGTGCTGAAGTATGTACATGGtaatttgagtttttaaataatCACTGTGTCCCGGATTGAGAGTTAACCAAaggaaaaacagtttgacaGCTTTGTAAGAGTTTGTTTTCCACTTTGATTTTATGTGGATGTGTTTACACTACCAgtctctttctttgtttattttcagacAGCAGATGCAGCAGTGTAACTTTATCTAGTAATGAATGAGGAGGCTTTGGCTTTGTGTCGGGTATCACTGAAAGTGTTTCAGAACTGGTACCAGTATAATACTATAACTAGAGTTATTACTCCGattgaaaaaaaaccaacactTTTGCTACTTAATAAATTGTCCTTTAAACTTGACAGACAGCTGGATATCTTTGTCAGTTTAACTGTTTAATCAGGGTAACTGCGGTCAAATAACTGAAACATTCAGGCCGAGCATTAAGTTCTCATTTTTGGTCCTTTTCAGTTTTCAACACTCAGTTTCGTGAAGTCAGCGTCTTTACTACCTTGTACATCCTCTTAAAATTCAAACCCATTGTTGTGCCACAGTTTATATTTGTGCCACACTAATTTCGTGTTACATCTTGTTACTCAGCTGCttaagtctttgttttttgttgttttttgtttttgttttgccacTTTATACttatcttttattattgttttgtaccAGATATTCAAAATAGAAATGACGGTCTCACATTTGTGTCGACACATTGACACAAACAGCaagagtgtgtgtatatttgactaattaaaaataaataacatttattgtactgtatgtttgtcatttttgtcttttaggTAAGTGTCTGATTGCCTTTAGCACTGACCAAAACATAAAGATATTAACTCTCactgtgttgtttattttatgtctTGGCCTTGGCCTACTGCTCAGGGTTCAAGTGCTTAAATCTAACTATGGATttcaacacagtgacacacgTTCTATCTTAGGTGGCAACTCTTGTGGATAATGacctttatctttttttttttaaagcatcacTTTCATTGTACTGCCGTTAAAACTTACAAAAAGGTGTTTTAGAAACTCCAAGAAGTGATGTTTCTGTGAACAAGATCAACAGCTCCCATTTACTAGAATGCAACAGTGTCTCCCTGTTTAAGGTCGATTAATAAGTTCATTACCACAGGTTGCTGGCTGTGCACCATAGATGGAGATTATAGACCTAAGACTTTAATACCCTCAGACACCTTCCCATGCCtaaattcccccccccctcctggcATCCTCACCATCAGATCCCCTCAGTCTCCACTTTTTCTCTggactgttaaaaacaaagtgacCCTGATACCATGAAGACCACATTCGCCCTGCTGCTCGTTGTCTCTCTGGTGTGTCACAGTAAGTTCATAGCAACATGGGATTTCAGCATTGTTTGTTGTGGGGGGgatttatttgttaaaaatgtgcaGAGTCCAAGCTGAGAGTTTACAGAAGTACCAGAATTGTTTTCTGTCATAAAATCAGGTAAATTCATTGGAAATGTTTAATTTCCCCGACAGCACAGTTTGAGCTTATGGCCAGACAATTTGGGacatgtaaatatttcataGATTTTTGTATTCTTGCAAGGTTTGAATTAGtcttttaatttacatttatttgttaTGGATTAACCTGCAgattactttattattttttttacaattaaccCATTAAATGTTTAGTCTGTAACAATGTTTATCATCATTTCCCAGAGTTGAAAGCTGCATCTTTGATTGCTTCTTTGGTCAAACAAAAGCTTTTCATTTTCCAAATTCCAAAAAGAGCAGATTCTTCTTTAAGAAAGCTGGAACCAGCAGATACTTAACACTTGTGTTTCAAAATTCACCAAAGCCACTCAAAGATCCGAATACAATGCtggatttgattatttttctggATTGGATaacatttctttcaaatgacTGTCTGATTGATTAATTGTTGCAGCTCATAACTTGAATGATGTACATGTCAACTTATTGGCAacaaactgattttatttttttttgctagtGACATCTTGTAATTTTGGACAAATTTGTCCATCTCATTCATTTAAGGAGGGGACTAACAGCCATACTGATTGCTACTAAATGTAGTTAAGGTCAGGCGTGTTGTTCGTCTGTATGCCGACACCCTCCTGTGGATATAAATGCTTATAGGTGCTCTCTCCTGTTCTACCTGTGAAGGCCACGCCCTCAAATGTTACTCGTGTGTGGGAATGAATGAGGAGGACTGCAACAGACAGGGCTCCTCAACCTGCCCTCACTATGCTGATGCCTGCTCCACCATCACAGGGGCcagtgagtacacacacacactataacaCACAGGCAACACAAGTATGACGTGGTCCAGTTAATAAAACTAGAGGTCAGCATTGCACTGATGACCAACTTCTTGTGTCAGGTGTCAGAGAAAATAGTGCTAATGCTGTTCACATAGTCAGAGAACGTCTCtataaaattttcattaaaaaacattatgcaggaattgatgttgtttttggttaGTTAGCCATTTACCAAAAGTAGTTGTTTTCTTGATGCATATAGTGTTATTAATGAATGTAACCAattcaatttgtatttttttactgcCAAATCTCAACAAAATATCTCACTTTAAATTGAATGGGTCTTGTCTGTGTAACATCATCATTTTGAGGAATTTCTACACAACAGTGGAAATGAAAACcctttaacaggcagaaacctcaagtaGGACCAAACTTATtggtgaacagccatctgctgcgTCTGGATGGACCGAGACTAACAAAcggaacaacaacaacaaaaaaagattatcAACACTTATGAGAGCAAAGCTAAAGACAATGTTAGGAAATCCCTAATATTAGCAACCCTAACTGTAATACTGATTATATCAATGATAATTTGACTTCAAATAATAATTATAGCCTGAGGGTCAAGCAGGTCCAGCTCAGCAGGTAGTATACAACCAAGACCCGGGGCTGCTGGATGTCCTACCTGTTGTTCATAACCACAGTCCTCTGTTTGCCTTTAAGTGTGTACATGACGAGTTGATGTAGTTCACAGCACTGAAccacctctctctgtccatGTTTCAGACACTGTGATGAAGTCGTGCACCTTTAAATCGTTCTGTGACAAGGCTCAGGGTGAAAGCCCCGGGGCCAGAATGCAGTGTTGTTTCAGTGACAGCTGTAATGGACCCCGCAGGACCACCAACCCCTGGGCTCACTACCACACCAACGGTGTGGGGGCCGTGTCCTGCAGCCCCATCCTGCTCATCACAGGCCTCCTGCTGCGTGTGGCCCTAAgtcatctgtaaaaaaaagatagaaaatatAGACAAAACTCCACTTTAGTTTTCCTGCAGTGATTTGAcatcttgtttttatctgtgtaaTGAGATCCACCAGTACACCCCTCCTCTTTTTGAACAGACTTTCAATGGAGACTTTAATTCCTAGTTTACAGAGACAGAGTATTTGAGATtcataaacatgtttgtgatAACAATGTTGGTGCTGTAGATATGTCTTATAGATAAAAACTTTCATTCAGGCTGTAGATTGTCTTTGTTATCTGTAATAGTGACCTTATGATGAAAAGTTATATATTCATGTTAAGGTGTTTTAAGCTGTACAGCAACCTCACTTACAGTTCTTACTCCTCTGTATCC
Proteins encoded in this region:
- the si:ch211-113d22.2 gene encoding three-finger toxin MALT0052C isoform X2 yields the protein MKTTFALLLVVSLVCHSHALKCYSCVGMNEEDCNRQGSSTCPHYADACSTITGANTVMKSCTFKSFCDKAQGESPGARMQCCFSDSCNGPRRTTNPWAHYHTNGVGAVSCSPILLITGLLLRVALSHL
- the si:ch211-113d22.2 gene encoding three-finger toxin MALT0052C isoform X1, with the translated sequence MKTTFALLLVVSLVCHSALSCSTCEGHALKCYSCVGMNEEDCNRQGSSTCPHYADACSTITGANTVMKSCTFKSFCDKAQGESPGARMQCCFSDSCNGPRRTTNPWAHYHTNGVGAVSCSPILLITGLLLRVALSHL